From Lycium ferocissimum isolate CSIRO_LF1 chromosome 12, AGI_CSIRO_Lferr_CH_V1, whole genome shotgun sequence, one genomic window encodes:
- the LOC132040137 gene encoding uncharacterized protein LOC132040137: MAISDKVTGNLTTLYLAMIGVMKAYGLITGRNFSGCFVLILSTAAVVVLLIVSLTWDIWLKTRNAMNRDHTDHHQNHEFCRGGICWHGVAVSSPASQVRFRLPQNRI; this comes from the coding sequence atggcaattTCAGACAAAGTTACAGGGAATTTAACAACGTTGTACCTAGCAATGATTGGTGTAATGAAAGCTTACGGTTTAATTACTGGTCGAAACTTTAGTGGTTGTTTTGTGCTCATTCTTTCAACGGCTGCAGTTGTTGTTCTGTTGATTGTGAGTCTAACGTGGGATATATGGCTAAAAACTAGAAATGCTATGAATCGTGATCATACAGATCATCAtcaaaatcatgaattttgtcGAGGTGGCATTTGCTGGCACGGTGTTGCTGTTAGTTCTCCTGCGTCTCAGGTCCGGTTCCGGCTACCTCAAAATCGTATCTAG
- the LOC132040062 gene encoding uncharacterized protein LOC132040062 yields the protein MGLNFLTTLAKRTTIQHSKHYFTSKNSISRIYTDSTKSCTNNFNINTVPKTPCFSFLFSLRKSYSSSSSKTQVGFLGWYLGALESRPIITKSISSAIIYAASDVTSQMITMSPSDSLDIIRTLRMAGFGLLILGTAQHHWFGFVARVLPKRDIISTLKKLLMGQLLFAPVINSIFFSFNAALQGENGEEIVARLKRDLLPTMMNGLMYWPLCDFLTYKVIPVHLQPLANSAFAYAWTIYLTYVASSQKAVAF from the exons ATGGGACTAAATTTTCTAACAACCTTAGCTAAACGCACCACAATTCAACATTCAAAACACTATTTCACTTCCAAGAATTCAATTTCAAGAATATACACAGACTCTACTAAATCTtgtactaacaatttcaatataAATACAGTACCTAAAACCCCTTGTTTCtcatttttgttttctcttagaaaatcatattcatcatcttcttcaaaaACCCAAGTGGGATTTTTGGGATGGTATTTAGGAGCACTAGAATCTCGTCCAATTATTACTAAAAGTATTTCTTCTGCTATTATTTATGCTGCTTCTGATGTTACTTCCCAG ATGATTACGATGTCACCTTCAGATTCTTTAGATATAATTAGGACTCTGCGAATGGCTGGCTTTGGACTTTTAATTTTAGGAACAGCACAACACCATTGGTTTGGCTTTGTGGCAAGGGTATTGCCAAAGAGGGATATCATTAGTACGTTGAAGAAGCTGTTGATGGGACAGCTTTTATTTGCGCCTGTTATTAATtcgattttcttctctttcaatgCTGCTCTACAAG GTGAGAATGGGGAGGAAATCGTTGCAAGGTTGAAGCGTGACCTGCTCCCAACGATGATGAATGGCCTAATGTACTGGCCGCTGTGTGATTTCTTGACATATAAAGTAATCCCTGTCCATTTGCAG CCATTGGCCAATAGTGCATTTGCATATGCCTGGACAATATATTTGACGTATGTGGCAAGTTCACAGAAAGCTGTTGCTTTTTAG
- the LOC132040368 gene encoding uncharacterized protein LOC132040368 — protein sequence MKAFEFTVLFLVMGITAFVSFSCFSTGGMSLKWQNNDMTMTIKSRKLQDNGYGPSTNGGDSSNLGLEDYRPIDPVPSSKASIRPGPIEHGTPLMPYIPKPSPPPISTNDELP from the exons ATGAAGGCTTTTGAGTTCACTGTTCTGTTCTTGGTGATGGGGATTACAGCCTTTGTGAGCTTTAGTTGCTTCAGCACTGGAG GAATGTCCCTCAAATGGCAAAATAACGATATGACGATGACCATAAAGAGCAGAAAGCTGCAG GACAATGGCTACGGTCCAAGCACCAATGGGGGCGATTCAAGCAACTTAGGTCTGGAAGATTATCGTCCCATAGATCCAGTTCCTAGCTCGAAAGCTTCTATAAGACCAGGGCCTATCGAGCATGGTACTCCTCTTATGCCTTATATTCCCAAGCCTTCGCCTCCTCCTATTAGCACCAACGATGAGCTCCCATAA
- the LOC132040367 gene encoding zinc finger protein ZAT10-like, with translation MALEALNSPTTITSPSLFQFENTTPSYLESWTKGKRSKRPRSIMEQQPTEEEYLAFCLLMLARSGNNNFTTTTTNSITPIISKNLYKCSVCGKSFGSYQALGGHKASHRKPLFNGEVNEHSVTTTTSATSANCISGKTHECSICHKTFPTGQALGGHKRRHYEGKVTSSSSDGVGSPNSLRGFDLNVPALPEFWPGFGSVEDEVESPHPAKKSRQFLSTKL, from the coding sequence ATGGCACTTGAAGCTTTGAACTCACCAACTACCATAACCTCACCATCACTATTTCAATTTGAAAATACAACTCCAAGTTACCTAGAATCTTGGACAAAAGGCAAGAGATCAAAGCGACCTCGTAGCATCATGGAGCAACAACCAACTGAAGAAGAATACTTAGCTTTTTGTCTTCTCATGCTAGCACGTAGTGGCAATAATAATTTTACTACTACTACAACCAATTCAATAACACCAATTATATCAAAGAATTTGTACAAGTGTTCAGTGTGTGGTAAGTCATTTGGTTCTTATCAAGCTTTAGGAGGACACAAAGCTAGTCATCGTAAACCACTCTTTAACGGAGAAGTCAACGAACACTCCGTTACAACCACGACTAGTGCCACGTCAGCTAACTGCATTAGTGGAAAGACTCACGAGTGTTCCATTTGTCACAAGACTTTTCCAACTGGGCAAGCTTTGGGTGGTCACAAAAGGCGTCACTACGAGGGGAAGGTGACGTCATCATCATCGGACGGTGTGGGGTCCCCTAATAGCCTGCGTGGCTTTGACTTGAACGTTCCGGCTTTGCCGGAATTTTGGCCGGGTTTTGGCTCCGTCGAGGATGAGGTGGAAAGTCCTCATCCAGCTAAGAAATCGAGACAATTTCTGTCGACTAAACTTTga